CGGGGTCATGGAGTGGAACTTCGGGGTCACGTACTCCATCGACGCAGACGCCGTCACGACCCGCACCACCCGCGGGCACCTCGTCGTCGCCAACAACCGCGCCCGGCCCGGGGACCGGGCCGTTACTCGTAGCGCCGACACGTACCGCGCGGCCGTCACGCCCGGGTTGCTCCGGGGGTTCAAGCGTGAGCCACAGGAGTTCACGCTCTCCCTGGACAAGTCGATGCTCGAGTACGTGTTCGTGGACCACGAGATCGGGTCGAACGCGCCGGGCGACGGGATCCTGAGTGCCGAGGCCTCGGAGACCATCACCAACGCCCCGGGTAAGGACTACTGGGTCCAGTGGATCAAGACCTTTCGCACCACGTACACGATCGCACCCGGGCGCTCCGTCGAGGTGGCGTGGAAGGCATTCTTCGCCATCATCGCTGACCGGTTGAAGAAGGCCCGCACCCGGATCCCGAGGGTGTTGCAGATCCCGATCAACTTCACCGCAGAAGATCCGTCCGTGTACGGCCCGCAGCAGAAAGTCTCACTCTCCCTCACGTACAAGGTCGTCGACGCGTACCTCCCGTCCGCGCTGGGGGCCACGGGGCTGTGGAAGCCGATCCCGGGCTCGGACTACCGGATCTGGGCCAACTCGACGGCCGCTGCGTTCGGGCCGCGCGGGACGCGCCGGGCTGCGGTTCGACGTGGGCAACGACAAGCTCGTCGACCTGTGTCGCGCCGAAGTGCCGCCCGTGTCCGCCGGCGGTGGGGCGCCGGGTGCCGGCCCGGGACCGGGCTTCGGCGGTATGCTCACCGCGAACCTGTTCCCGCCCCCGACCAAGGATGCGAGTTGGTTGCGCTACGAAGTTCACACGCGGGTTGTCATGGACACGGGCGCGATGGTGGTAAAAACGCTCCCCGACGAGCCGCTCGAGCGCGCGGAGTTGCGTTCCGACACGTGGAACGTCGGGCAAACCGGCGCGCTGCCCCTCGCGGCGGGGAGCGCGCTTCCGCCGGTCGTGAAGAAACCGGGCGGGAGCCTGCAGGCCGCCTTCGCCGGGTCGGGCGACACGACGATCCAGCACCGGACCACACCGGCGGTTCACGTGTACGTGACCGGGGTCGCGGTCCGGTACGGCTACGACATCCCCCACCCGCAGTTGATTTCCGTGAACGGGTTCCCGGCCACGCTGATTACCGATGGGACGCCCGGAGAAGGGTTCAAGAGTAGAGTTGTCGGATACGCGGCCTACCCCGTGTTCCGCGCGTCCTGGAACCTGCACTACGTGGTCCCGGGGCTCAGGACCACACCCGGCGCTCTGCCCAACCCAATCTGGGCCCCGCCCGGTTAGTCCTCGGCACCGGGCCGCACATCGCGCAGCGCGTTGGACACGACCCGCTAGACCTCGCCCTTGGTCGTGAACGGGATCAACAGGAACAGAACCCCGAGCAGGAACAGGAACACCACGCCCAGCGCCACGGCGACCCAGCACGCGGGCGACGGGCGCACCGTGTAGTTCACGTCCAAGACCCACTCGTCGTCCTTGCGCCCCCGGGGCAGGTGACCCGTGACCTCGGTCACCGACATGCCGGACCGGAGCCGCGCGCCAACGAGTTCGAACGCCCCGCCCTTGTGGAACTCGACGCGCCCGAGGCGCCCCAGGGCCTGTTCGATGATGTCCTCCAGCTCCGAGCCGCGCTTCGCCGACCGGAACCGGATCGTGCCGTCTCCACCGAACATGGGCGTGCTCCCGGGTAACGGTTGTAGGGATCGCGCCCATTAAAGCGCCCTCCCACCAGCGCGCAACCCCAGTCGCACGGATTTACCAAAATGCACCGAGGCGCCGGAATTTGGCGCGAAATGTAGGCCGGCAGTCACAAGAGGTCATTTCTTCGACCAGCGCCGGCACTCATACCGAAGTAGTCCAATTTCTTACCGTTCTAACCGGAAAACGCTCGGGAAATTATCAGTTTACAGCGTGTGAGCGACGGTAAGGAATCGGCCCGATTCGGTATCAGTCGGACGGGCCTTCATGTGGTACACCGTGACCTCGCGATCGAGCACTGGTGTTGTTCACGACATAAACGTCACCACGTCGTCCTTGAAGCGCCTGAGGAGGGCTTCGCGTCCCGCAACCCCGACGTTCTCCTCGCTGATCCAGAGCTGCTTGAGGCTTTTGAAGTGTGGCGCCGCGGCCAGCGCCCGTGCGCCCTCGGGGCCGCACGCCACGCGGCACAGATCGAGGTGTTCGAGGAGCGGCATGTCGGCGGCAGCGACCGCACTCGTTCCCGCCGCCCGAAACGGGTTGTCGTTCAGCTTGAGCGTGGTCAATTTTGTTACGGCCTTTGACCGCGCCACCACCTCCACCCCCGCATCGGAGATCGCGTTGTTCGCCAGCTCCAGTTCACGGAGTTGCACGAAACCGTGTGCGGCCAGCGCGGTCGCAGTCGCGTCGCCGGCCCCGCTCGAGTTCGCGCGGAACACTTCGATCGCGCGAAAAAACGGTGCCGTGACAACGGCGCGCACGCCCTCGTCACTTGTCGTGCAGTACGAGATCTCGAGTGCCGTCAGCGCCGGGAAAGCACCGGTCGCGAGCACCGTGAGTGCGTCGGCGCCCAACTGGGTGCTGCTCAGGTTGAGTGACGTTAGTGTCTGCGCGAACGGGGCGGTGACGAGGGTGCGAACGGATTCCGCAGTAAACTCGTTGCTCTCCAGGTTGAGGACCTCCAACCGCGCGAGGTGCGGAGACCGGCACAGCGCGATCAGCCCGCGGTCGGTAAGCCCGTTGTACCGGAGGTCGAGCGTGGTCAGGTTCGCGATATTCGGAGTTCCCGCGAGTGCGGCCACACCGTCATCGCCCAGCGCATTCGAGCCGAGGTCGAGCGAGTGTACCCCGGCGAGCCACTCGGCCCGTGCCAGATGCTCGACCCCTTCGGGACCGATTCGGCACCCGGACAGCCCGAGTTCGCGCACCCCGCTCAGGTGCGGCGATTCCGAGAACCGGCGCACGTCCTCCGCCGTTCCGCCCGCCACGGACAACGAGAGCGATTCGAGTTGCGCGAACTGTGGGATCGCGGCGAACTCCCCGACCGTGAGGTCACCGTGGGCGACCTTCAGTTTTTGGAGGAACGGCGCGGCGTGAAAGAGGCGCGGGGCGTTCGCGGGAAACACGAGTGCGTCGCGCTCGATGTCCAGCTCCTCGATCACGCCCTTCGGGCCGTGGAATATGGTGGGGAAGTACCCGTCGTAGCCGCCGATATAGACGCCCGGGTAGATGCCAATTTTGGCGAGCGGGAGTGCCCAGCGCGGCCCGTACTTCGCGACAATTTTCCCCACCCGCTCTTCGAGGCGCCCGCGGCGCTCGTCTCCCTCGGGGAGCGCCGCGATTCCCAGCGTGAGCCGGATGAAGTCGCCGTAGGGGTCGCCCTTGGCGCTGAGCCAGGCGGCGTAGTCGAGGTAGGGCCGATCCGTGTCGCGGTGGTCGAGGATCGCACGAATGAGTTGCACCTCCTCGAGGGAGCGCGTCGGGAGCGGTTGTTGCCGCGCCGGATCGGGGCGCCCGGGGGCGATCAACCCGTTCGCGGTGTTGTAGAACCGTGCCGCCTCTTCGCGGAGTTCGGGCGTGGGCGGGTGGAATTCGACCGTCTTGTGCCCGCCGTCCGGATCGGGTTCAGCCCAGTAGTAGTACGAATCCTCACCGAACTCGATGCGGAACGGCGGGGTCAGCACGGGACGAATGAACGCGTCCGGCTTCTCCATGTGGTCGCCGATGGGTAACGTG
The Gemmata palustris DNA segment above includes these coding regions:
- a CDS encoding TIGR02996 domain-containing protein, whose translation is MGLFSWLVIRTASAFGLLPHQRVRRYKVTLFGEALGTFTLPIGDHMEKPDAFIRPVLTPPFRIEFGEDSYYYWAEPDPDGGHKTVEFHPPTPELREEAARFYNTANGLIAPGRPDPARQQPLPTRSLEEVQLIRAILDHRDTDRPYLDYAAWLSAKGDPYGDFIRLTLGIAALPEGDERRGRLEERVGKIVAKYGPRWALPLAKIGIYPGVYIGGYDGYFPTIFHGPKGVIEELDIERDALVFPANAPRLFHAAPFLQKLKVAHGDLTVGEFAAIPQFAQLESLSLSVAGGTAEDVRRFSESPHLSGVRELGLSGCRIGPEGVEHLARAEWLAGVHSLDLGSNALGDDGVAALAGTPNIANLTTLDLRYNGLTDRGLIALCRSPHLARLEVLNLESNEFTAESVRTLVTAPFAQTLTSLNLSSTQLGADALTVLATGAFPALTALEISYCTTSDEGVRAVVTAPFFRAIEVFRANSSGAGDATATALAAHGFVQLRELELANNAISDAGVEVVARSKAVTKLTTLKLNDNPFRAAGTSAVAAADMPLLEHLDLCRVACGPEGARALAAAPHFKSLKQLWISEENVGVAGREALLRRFKDDVVTFMS